A genome region from Coffea arabica cultivar ET-39 chromosome 7e, Coffea Arabica ET-39 HiFi, whole genome shotgun sequence includes the following:
- the LOC113701525 gene encoding uncharacterized protein, protein MGQIKPSPDFMSETNHKPMDVRVLKKSISDKMLLPKPKKKNDEKKNGKNNSNNKFLITINVLGSAGPVRFVVNENETVSEVIDAALKLYARQDRLPVLGSDVNSFLLYPANAGLDALNLSESIGLQGVRNFVLCKKQRRPQMTEARSEMISRKRSGSWVKAWFNKSLSSKTLSH, encoded by the exons ATGGGACAGATCAAACCATCTCCTGATTTTATGAGTGAAACAAACCACAAACCTATGGATGTCAGGGTGTTGAAGAAAAGTATATCTGACAAGATGTTGCTGCCAAAGCCCAAGAAAAAGAATGACGAGAAGAAGAATGGAAAGAATAATAGTAACAATAAGTTCTTGATTACAATAAACGTCCTTGGTAGCGCTGGACCCGTAAGGTTTGTGGTGAACGAGAATGAGACTGTCTCAGAAGTGATCGATGCAGCCCTAAAACTTTATGCCCGCCAGGATCGCCTTCCCGTTCTTGGTTCTGATGTCAACAGTTTCCTTCTCTATCCAGCCAATGCAGGATTGGACG CTCTCAACCTATCAGAGTCAATAGGATTGCAGGGAGTGAGGAACTTTGTCCTCTGCAAGAAGCAGAGGCGGCCACAGATGACAGAGGCAAGGTCGGAGATGATTTCTCGTAAGAGGAGTGGCAGTTGGGTGAAGGCGTGGTTTAACAAGTCCCTGAGCTCCAAGACGTTATCGCACTGA
- the LOC113701401 gene encoding protein C2-DOMAIN ABA-RELATED 2-like isoform X2 produces the protein MENLLGLLRIHVIRGVNLAIRDVRSSDPYIIVRMGKQKLKTRVVRKNVNPEWNEDLTLSIADPSIPIKLQVFDKDTFSLDDKMGDAEFDIGPFIEAVRMRLENIPSGTVITNVKPSRQNCLAEDSSIVWENGKVKQHMFLRLRNVERGEVELQLEWIDVPGSRGL, from the exons ATGGAGAACTTACTGGGACTTTTGAGAATTCATGTCATCCGAGGTGTTAACCTTGCCATAAGAGACGTTAGAAGCAGTGATCCTTATATTATCGTCAGGATGGGCAAACAG AAATTGAAGACGCGTGTGGTGAGGAAAAATGTAAATCCTGAGTGGAATGAAGACCTTACACTATCAATTGCAGATCCAAGCATCCCAATCAAGCTA CAAGTTTTTGACAAGGATACATTCAGTCTTGATGACAAAATGGGAGATGCAGAGTTTGACATTGGACCGTTCATTGAGGCTGTAAGGATGCGGTTAGAGAACATCCCCAGTGGAACTGTTATCACCAATGTAAAACCAAGTAGGCAAAATTGCCTTGCTGAAGACAGCAGTATTGTTtgggaaaatggaaaagttaagcAACATATGTTTCTTAGACTGCGAAATGTTGAGCGGGGTGAAGTGGAGCTTCAGTTGGAGTGGATAGATGTTCCTGGCTCCAGAGGTCTGTAA
- the LOC113702128 gene encoding protein PTST, chloroplastic encodes MECQILISTGVRPFLARWNSNKGLKKLVRLNQASIRENAANKISWKLRCTPASLEEEFSALQSQEFTEDDETDVEDLSDEASPKPLSSEELKALLLDSERSKIIKKLSDANQYNRVLKRQLQSKEDSLVNFKSELAVLELEIQALVSLAEEIANYEIPEGSRKIHGRYIQSHLLSRLEAVQEKLREQTKDVDAAQSKEVPLYWYGVAESVQVMGSFDGWSQGEHLSPEYTGSYTKFSTTLMLRPGRYEIKFLVDGEWNLSPEFPTIGEGLMQNNLLIVK; translated from the exons ATGGAATGCCAGATACTAATAAGTACTGGAGTGCGACCATTCTTAGCAAG ATGGAACTCAAACAAAGGTCTCAAGAAGTTGGTGAGGCTGAATCAAGCTTCTATTCGGGAAAACGCAGCAAATAAAATATCCTGGAAATTACGTTGCACGCCAGCTAGTTTGGAAGAGGAATTTTCAGCATTGCAGTCACAGGAGTTTACAGAGGATGATGAGACTGACGTGGAAGACTTGTCTGATGAAGCTTCTCCAAAACCTTTGAGTAGTGAGGAG TTGAAGGCATTGCTTCTTGATTCTGAAAGATCAAAGATCATCAAGAAACTTAGTGATGCTAATCAGTACAATCGAGTTCTGAAACGACAG TTGCAAAGCAAGGAGGATTCGTTGGTTAATTTTAAAAGTGAACTTGCTGTTCTGGAGCTGGAGATTCAG GCATTGGTCAGTTTAGCTGAAGAAATTGCTAATTATGAAATTCCAGAAGGTTCGAGGAAGATACATGGGAGGTACATTCAGTCTCACCTCCTTTCAAGGCTAGAAG CTGTACAAGAAAAATTGAGGGAACAGACAAAGGATGTGGATGCTGCTCAATCCAAAGAGGTTCCTTTATATTGGTATGGAGTGGCGGAG AGTGTACAAGTAATGGGTTCCTTTGATGGATGGAGTCAAGGTGAGCACCTATCACCAGAGTACACTGGTTCTTACACGAAATTCTCCACGACATTGATGCTGAGACCTGGAAG GTATGAAATTAAATTCTTGGTTGATGGAGAATGGAACTTGTCGCCAGAATTCCCTACTATTGGTGAAGGGTTGATGCAAAACAACTTGTTAATCGTGAAATAG
- the LOC113701401 gene encoding protein C2-DOMAIN ABA-RELATED 2-like isoform X1, which produces MENLLGLLRIHVIRGVNLAIRDVRSSDPYIIVRMGKQQKLKTRVVRKNVNPEWNEDLTLSIADPSIPIKLQVFDKDTFSLDDKMGDAEFDIGPFIEAVRMRLENIPSGTVITNVKPSRQNCLAEDSSIVWENGKVKQHMFLRLRNVERGEVELQLEWIDVPGSRGL; this is translated from the exons ATGGAGAACTTACTGGGACTTTTGAGAATTCATGTCATCCGAGGTGTTAACCTTGCCATAAGAGACGTTAGAAGCAGTGATCCTTATATTATCGTCAGGATGGGCAAACAG CAGAAATTGAAGACGCGTGTGGTGAGGAAAAATGTAAATCCTGAGTGGAATGAAGACCTTACACTATCAATTGCAGATCCAAGCATCCCAATCAAGCTA CAAGTTTTTGACAAGGATACATTCAGTCTTGATGACAAAATGGGAGATGCAGAGTTTGACATTGGACCGTTCATTGAGGCTGTAAGGATGCGGTTAGAGAACATCCCCAGTGGAACTGTTATCACCAATGTAAAACCAAGTAGGCAAAATTGCCTTGCTGAAGACAGCAGTATTGTTtgggaaaatggaaaagttaagcAACATATGTTTCTTAGACTGCGAAATGTTGAGCGGGGTGAAGTGGAGCTTCAGTTGGAGTGGATAGATGTTCCTGGCTCCAGAGGTCTGTAA